Sequence from the Macaca thibetana thibetana isolate TM-01 chromosome 20, ASM2454274v1, whole genome shotgun sequence genome:
CGAGGGGAGAAGGCTTCACAGGCATCACCTCATTCACCCTCCAAGTGCCTCCGGGAGCAGCACTTCCCACTCATGCTCCCAACAGGACTTGGGAAGGTGAAGCGGCTTGTCCAGATCTCACAGAAGATAAACGGAGCCTGGGCTGTGGCCCAAGTTGGCTGACTCCAAATCTGGGGCCTTGaccattaaacaacaaaaataaaatgacgATCTCTACTGCCCAGGAGGACTTGGAGAAAGGGATCTTCTCATGCAGACCTACTTGGGGTGCAAACTCAAAGAGCCCAACAACAGGTTGCAAAGGTTTTATCAACGTGCAAAGTGTGTTTTTAATGTCTCAAAATGAAACCCACAATCCTGCAAACCCACAATCCCACTTGAGGAAGCGCACCCTGCCCACCGGCGggagggctcacacctgtaatcccaacactttgggaggctgaggcgggcgaatcatgaggtcaggagttcgagaccatcctgggcaacacagagaaaccccccgtctctactaaaaatacaaaaattagccaggcctggtggcgcgcgcctgtagtcccagctactccgaggctgaagcgggataatcacttgaacctgggaggcggagactgcagtgagccaagaccgcgccactgcactccagcctgggtgacagagtgagacttcgtctcaaaaaacaaaccaaaaaaaaaaacacgaaggAAGTGCACCCTACCAAGACAATCTCAGAAGTTCCCAAGGATACATATCAATCTCCTAAATTTCTATAAAGTGCACAAAGCAGTCTTCAAAGCACTGTTTATGCATGGAAAAAAATGCAGACTTCAAAGCTTATCAGCGAGGGGAGAGTCTGCTATAAGCAGGCAGTGAATTACTATGTAGCATTGTTTATACTACAGTCTCTAATATATatggtatattatatattatcctTTAGGGAAGAACGTACACATGACTCCgagaggttttttaaaatgttaaagagtTTATCTTTGACTGCTGGGGTCTCTGATGGTTTTATTCCTTTTGCTGTTCTGCATCGTTCAGATGTTTTCTAATCTGTCCTGTTTACCTAAATATGAGCTGCCTGAACATCAAAGAGCTGTCAACCTTTAAACAGAAGGAGCCTTGAACTCCAGATTAAATACACATCTCCTCCTGTGATCTGTTACATCCAATATTGCTGAAGGCAAAAGTCCAGCCCGCACCGCTGTGATCCATCTGTCTCTCCAGGCCCCCACCATCAGGAGCCCCCGACACTGGGCTTCCTCTGCtcccctaattttttttgttgctgttgtttgagacggagtctcactctgtcgcccaggctggagtgcaatggcccgaatcttggctcaatgcaacctccgcctcaagggttcaagccattcttctgccccagcctcctgagtagctgggattacaggcgcccgctaccagcacggctaatttttgtattttttttaagtagagacggggttttaccatcttcgcaaggatggtctcgaaatcctgacctcaggtgatccgcccgcctcggtcttccaaagagctgagattacaggcgtgaaaccgcgcccggcctgctcccAATTTCTTCAAGTTCACCTCGTCTCTGGTAGGGGCCAGCGAGGCACCCTCGGCTAGTCTCCAAGGCAGGGGCAGAGGCGGCGGCCCCCAGGCGTCAGCTTAGGCCCGGCCCAGACCAAGGgggaccccagccccagctcccggCATGGCCTCGGCCCCGTGGTGTCCTGTGCCCCATGTCTGGGCCTCTTCAATGACTTCCTGACGCCCTCAACCCCTCTCCAGCCCTATCTGCCTCACCCTGGACCCCTCGGACCCTCCCTAACACCCTCAAATACCTCCATGGTCCCCTCAACGTGGCGGCACCGCGGCTGCTCCCCACCCACACCCGAAACCACATCGCCGGGCCCCGCGCCCATCTGGTGGTCCCGACCCGGGGCCACCGCCACCGCCCCTCCCAGGTCCGAGGCCTCCACCCGGCCGGGACCGCCGCCCCCGCGCGCTCACCCTCGCGGCAACGCCTCCTCCAGATGGTGTCGGTGTGCAGGATGCGCCGGAACTTCGTGCAGACCTGGGCCAAGCTGGGTAGGTCGGTGCCCGGCAGCGACGCGAAGATCTCCACCAGCAGCTCCGGCGGCAGCTCCAGCAGCGAGCAGCGCGGGGGCGGCGACGAGGGGCCCGCGCACAAGCCGCCCCCTACCCCGGCCAGCACCGCCGCGCTCGCCTCGATGCGCTCCTCCTCGGGGTCTGTGTCCGGCTCGCTGTCGGCCGCTGCCGTCTCGGCCGGGCCCCGGCGCTGCTGGCGGCGCCGGCATCCGCGAGACGGGCCCACGCCGCAGAGGCGAGCGCACACCGCCATGCCGCCCAGTGACGGCCACTGCCGCCGCCTCTGCGCACGCTCCAGCGCGGCCCCGCCCCGCCAGCGCCGAGCCACGGCCCCTCCGCAGAGCCCGCCACGCCCCCTGGAGAGCCCAGCCCCGCCCCTAGCTGGAGCCCCGCCCCGGCCGCGCCACCCCCTCCCAGCGGGGCGGCGACCTCTGAGACCCCGCGCGGTTGCCATCCCCTCCGGCACGAGGGCGCCGCCCGTGGCGGGGACGGGAAAAGAAAGTGGTGATGCCGGGTGCAAAACGTCGGGCTGCCCCGTGTGAGGCTCGAACTCACGACCTTCAGATTATGAGACTGACGCGCTGCCTACTGCGCTAACGAGGCTGCTCGATCGCCCCTCCGCGCCGCGGCCTTTGTGGAGAGAAGAGTCGCCCCCCGTGCCCGCGCGCCCGCTTCCGGCACCCGAAACTCTGCCCCGCCGGCCCGTCAGTAGGAAGATGCGTTTTACAACCTCCAAATACAGAGGCAGCAGCCAGAACCCCAAAGGGCGTCTAGAAACCCTTTTGTCCATCGAAACAACGGGCGTTCCATCGTGTCCGCCTTATGGTAACCAAAAGGCCCGCGCTGCGGGGCTCTGCAGGAACCTTCCCGAGCTCCCTGCGGAAGCCCCCGGGAGGGCTTGGAGGGGGGGCGGGCAGCGCGGCCCAAGAGATCCGGGGATGCGCGCCCGGTCTGGAAAGGGAGGCCCTGCCACGCGGCGCCGCCCAAACGGCGCCAGTTCCTGCAGCTGCCGGAAGCCGCGCACGCCGGCTCCGGCTGGGCCCTGCCGAGGCCGCGGAGCGGGGTCGTCTCCCAGGTACGCGGGTGGTGACCACGAAGGCGTCCTCTGACCAGAGCAGCAGCGCATGTCGCCGTGGGCTCGCCTCGGACCCCATCTCttggaggcccaggcgggagtaTAAATCGAGgccgggagctcgagaccagcctgggcaacacagcgcaGACCCCATCTACAAAAcaatccaaattttttttttttttttttttttttttttttttttttttttttgagacggagtctcactgtgtctcccaggctggagtgcagtggcgcgatctcggctcacttcaagctccgccccccgggttcacgccattctcccgcctcagcctcccaagtagctgggactacaggcgcccgctaccacgcccggctagttttttgtatttttagtagagacggggtttcaccatgttggccaggatagtctcgatctcctgaccttgtgatccacccgcctcggcctcccaaagtgctgggattacaggcttgagccaccgcgcccggcaacaatccaaattttaaaaagagaggctgaggcgagaggatcgcttgatcccaggaagccgaggctgcagtgacccgcgatggcgccactgcactccagcctgggcaacacagcgtgaccctgcctccaaaaaaaacaaaaaacaaaaatagccacaaatggctgggcgcggcggctcacgtctgtaatcccagcactttgagaggcagagacgggtggatcacctgaggtcatgagtttgagaccagcctgaccaacatggtgaaaccctgtctcttaaaaaaaaaaaaaaagccacacagaccaggagcagtggctcacgcctgtaattctagcactttgggaggccgaggcgggcagattggttaagcccaggagttggagaccagcctaagcacATAGTGAGACgcccccatttctacaaataatttaaaaaattagccgggcatggtggtgcctactcgggaggctgaggcaggaggatcgcttgagccaggagttggtggctccagtgagctgtgatcacaccactgcactccagtctggacaacaggtcaagaccctgtctcaaaaaaaaaaaacccaccccaccaaggccgggtgcggtggctcacgcctgtaatcccagcactttgggaggccgaggtgggcggatcacgaaggcaggagattgagaccatcctgcctaacatggtgaaataccgtctctactaaaaaaacacaaaaaactagccgggcgtggtggcaggcgcctgtagtcccagctactccggaggctgaggcgggagaatggtgtgaacccgggaggcggagcttgcagtgagccgagatcgggccattgcacttcagcctgggcaacagagcaagactccttctcaacaacaacaacaaaaaagccccaccaaaaccaaaaaataaaaataataaaaatccataCAGATGCGCCTATGTCCAAACCTTGAGCATCTCAGGCCAACACTATTGAAAAATAGTACCTGACTGATTACCCTGGCCTCAGGTTCCTTGTTTTTCACTCCATCCCGCAGTTGTTAGAATGCTCCTCCTTCCAGTGACCATAATAAATAAACTGAAAGCAAACTCCTTTCACAAGGTGGACCTACTTATTCACAAGTATGTCATGGtccactggtcttgaactcctgacctcagatgatccacccaccttggcctcccaaagtgctgggattacaggtatgagccaggaGCCATCACACCTAGCCTAGTTGGAAATATTATACTATTAATAGTTATAGCCATAGACACAGCATAGTGCTTGGTACATAGTAGTTGCATAATTAATTTATCATTGTTGGATGAATCAGTGACAACCACGAATATCTATTCAGTGCATATATTGTGTGACTTTACTGGTATTATTTACtgctaccaattttttttttttttttttttttgaaagggagtctcactctgttgccaggctggagtgcagtggcgtggtcttgactcactgcaacctccaactcccggattcaagcgattctcctgcctcagcctcccaagtacctgggactacaggcgcccgccaccatgcccagctaattttttgtatttttagtagagacagggtttcactgtgttagccaggatggtctcgatttcctgacctcgtgatctgcccgccgtggcctcccaaagtgatgggattacaagtgtgagccaccgcgtcgggccttttttgttgttgttgttgctgttgttgttgttgttgttgttacagggtcttgctttgtcacccaggctggagtgcagtggtgcaatatcagcttactgtagccttgacctcccgggctcaggtgatcccctgacctcagcctcctgagctaggactacaagcaaaCACCAtcaaggctgttttttttttttttttttttttttttttttgtagagatggggtttcgccatgttgcctaggctcgtctagaactcctggactcaagtgatccaccccactcCTACCtgccaaagtattaggattacaggtgtgcaccaccaggccccactgatttttgtatttttagtagagacggggttgtagagacgaggtttcaccattttggccaggctagtctctaactcctgacttcgagtgatctgcccgggtcagcctcccagagtgctgggatcacaggcacgtgccaccacgcctgccttcatttttttttttttttttttttttttttttttttttttttttttttgaggtggagtctcgctctgtcgaccgggctggagtgcagtggccagatctcagctcactgcaagctccgcctcccgggtttacgccattctcctgcctcagcctcccaagtaactgggactacaggcgcccgccatctcgcccggctagttttttgtattttttagtagagacctcgtgatccacccgtctccgtCTGTAGTCTCGGCCACCCGTCTCCACCCGtctccgtctcggcctcccaaagtgctgggattacaggcttgagccaccgcacccggccttcctGCCTTCATTCttaattatacaaataatgtataaatatttccTCACTGTTAAGATAAACACTACagataaaacaaaagtttttgttGATCACCATTCAATCCCCTCACATCCTTCAGGATCATCACTGTGAGCAATCTGGAATATTCTCTTGCTGAGCATAAACTCCAAACAGATctacagaaatatatttatagatgtgtgtctttttaaaaagtaggctgggcgtggtagctcacgcctataatcccagcactgcgggaggccgaggtgggcggatcacctgaggtcaggagttcgagactagcctggccaacacggtgaaaatccatctctactaaaaatacaaaaattagccggacgtggtggtgtgcgcctgtaatcccacctactcaggaggctgaggcaggtcaatcacttgaacccaggaggtagaggttgcagtgagttgaaatcatgccactgcactccagcctggatgatagagcaagactccatctcaaaaaaaaaaaaaaaaaaaaaaaaaaggccgggcgcaatggctcacgcctgtaatcccagcactttggcaggtcgaggcgggcggatcatgaggtcaggagatcgagaccatcctggctaacacggtgaaaccccatctctactaaaactacaaaaattagccggacgtggtggcgggcgcctgtagtcccagctactcaggagactgaggcaggagaatggtgtgagcccgggaggtggagcttacagtgagccaagatcgtgcaactgcactccagcctaggcaacagagcaagactccatctcaaaaaaaaaaaaaaattgtttcaactAATAACATCCTGCTATCTACCAGGGAGATCAGCCATTAAACAAGTGACCACACagataaataacataaattataaattttaatgctCTAACAATAAGTAAAACTAATAAGATCTTATAACAGAGACCAGACTTTGGATGATCAAAGGTCCTTTGAGGAAATGACATTTATAAATCAAAGGAAAATTTGGAGTTAGCCAGGAGGAGAACACTTGATGGGAGAATGTTCTAGAAAAAAAGGACagtggccagacgtggtggctcacgcctgtaatcccagcactttgggaggccaaggcgggccgctcacctgaggctgggagttcaagaccagcttggccaacatggtgaaactttgtctctactaaaaaaatacaaaaattagccaggcgtggtggtgggcacctgtaatcccagctacttgggaggctgaggcaggagaattgcttgaacctgggaggcagaagttgcagtgagcagagatcgagccactgtactccagcctaggcaacagagcaagactctgtctcaaaaaagagaaaaagaggccgggcgcagtggctcaagcctgtaatcccagcactttgggaggccgagacgggcggatcacgaggtcaggagatcgagaccatcctggctaacaccgtgaaaccccgtctctactacaaaaatacaaaaaaactagccgggccgggcgaggtggcgggcgcctgtagtcccagctactcgggaggctgaggcaggagaatggcgtaaaacccgggaggcggagcttgcagtgagctgagatctggccactgcactccagcctgggcaacagaacgagactccgtctcaaaaaaaaaaaaaaaaaaaagagaaaaagaaaaaaaggacagctGGTTGTCCCTGGCTCACTTAGTAGGAGAGGCCAGGAAGGGAGTTCTCAAGGCAGTGGCATAGACAACGATGGGAAGGAGCATCACTTGCCGGAgatcaggtactcaggaggcccGAGGGAAATAGGAGGCTGGTTCAGTCCAGGGTGTGATCTGAGCAGAAGCTGAAAATATaggatggaaatgaaaaatgacaagaaaaagagataaaagaaaatagaggatGGAGTCAGAATGTGAACTTGTGGAACACCAGATGAAGCCCTCACAAATTTGGGAATGACACAGTGATGAAAGTGGTGTTTTGGGAAGCCAACTCAGGCTTCAGTGAGCAGCATAGTATGCAAACGAATTGTATGCAGGACGATTTTATGTGGtacagaaacatttattttttatttttttttattttttttgagactgagttattttttttgagactctgttacccaggctggagtgcagtgacacaatctcagctcactgtagcccccgcctcccgggttcaagctattctcctgccccagcctccccaagtagctgggattacaggcgagtgccaccacacttcgctaatttttgtatttttaatagagacgggttttttgccatgttggccaggctggtctcgaattccctacctcaggttatccacccgcctcagcctcccaaagtgctaggatgctACCGCCCCCGGCCTTTATTCTGGTTTAGTATTTGATACAGGTAACTAGCACATCAAATTTATGATTGCAGGGTCATTACTGCTTATGGCAAAGCTATTTTAATataacttaaataaaaaataagctgttTGAAAGAAAATGGTAACCATAGAAGATGGTTGGTGATATATTAATAACCAAGGATGAAAAGCGCACGATTAGAGGGACAAAAGACAGACAGCAAGAATAAGGAAGGCCGTGTACCCAAAGCTGTGGAAGGATGGAATTAACATTGACCATCAGAATAGAATgaaaggctgggagtggtggctcacacccagaatcccaacactttgggatgccgagtggggaagattgcttgagcccaggagactagcttgggcaacagagtgaaacctcatctctacaaaataataataatagaaagaaaagaatgattgTGAGAGCTTCAGCAACACCTGTTTGTGGGAAGGAACCCAAGGGGAAAGACAGTGCCAGCAGAAAAGTACCACACATTGAATCCTGACAGCTTAATATGTCCTTAGAACACGTTTACAATCCTTTATGTAGAAATGTATCCTTTAAAGAATGAGGGTGCATGCATTCTAAAATGAGGAAGAACTAGATAGAAGAGATCATTTGTTTTAACACTATGATGAGGCTTTACAATAATGACCTCTTTGTTATTGAGAACTGATAACATCTAAGGAAATAAGTTGAATATAGGGCTGGGCATTTTCCAGTTGGTTGCCTCAAAGGTCACAAGTAGTATTTCTTGGACTGAAGAAAACCACATTAACTGGGccacgtggtggctcacgcctgtaatctcagcactttgggaggctgaggcgggcggatcacgaggtctggagatcgagaccatcctggctaacacggtgaaaccccatctttactgaaaatacaaaaaactagccgggcgtggcggtgggcacctgtggtcccagctactcgggaggctgaggcaggagaatggtgtgatcccgagaggcggagcttgcagtgagccgagatcgcaccactgcactccagcctgggcgacagagcgagactctgtctcaaaaaaaaaaaaaaaaagaaaaaa
This genomic interval carries:
- the LOC126944351 gene encoding unconventional myosin-XVB-like isoform X2 — its product is MVTKRPALRGSAGTFPSSLRKPPGGLGGGAGSAAQEIRGCAPGLEREALPRGAAQTAPVPAAAGSRARRLRLGPAEAAERGRLPGWSAVVQYQLTVALTSRAQVIP
- the LOC126944351 gene encoding uncharacterized protein LOC126944351 isoform X1; translation: MVTKRPALRGSAGTFPSSLRKPPGGLGGGAGSAAQEIRGCAPGLEREALPRGAAQTAPVPAAAGSRARRLRLGPAEAAERGRLPEYKPTDYRHLLNSVLSSREAEVAVS